A stretch of DNA from Cerasicoccus sp. TK19100:
ATCCCTGGGAGACAGCCTACGACTATCTGAAGCAAGTCGTGCGCAGCGCGGCGCAGGCCATTGCGATCAACGAAGGCTCTCGCCTGGCGGGCGGTGACACTGGTGCCACGGTATCCGTGCCGGTGCAGACCTCGCCTACCCCAGCCGCCACGCCGGCTGCCGCCACTGGCGCGGAGTAACCGACCGGTAGGCAAATCGCTCCGAGTATCCATGGAGCAAACTAGTGACCTTAGTCCCCGCCCTGTAGACTCCGCGCTTTTAGCCGATACATGTGGCAGGTTTCTGCGGTGCATGATCAAACGCTATGATGTAAATTTCGTGCTAGGTTAAAATCAGCTGAGCAAAGCTATTAAAGCAGTTCGGCACCCAATACCCAACTAACCGAAGATGTGGCATGATGTGTAATCATGAAAACGCCCGCCCTTACCCTCATCTTCGCAATTCTAACCATTGGCATCTGCTCCGCCCAAGCACGTGTTTCGGGGGTAAGTATGCTGACCAATGTGCCGATGGCTCAAGCCATCAACGACGCACAACAAGCCGCTGACCAAAATGCCGGATGGATGGTTATGCTCGGCGACGGCCGCTCAATGGCTCCTTACTACGGCAAAGGCTCGGTCCTCCTTGTAGACAAAGCAGATTTTAGCCGCCTCAAGCCCGGCATGATGGCCGTCTTTCAGGATGCAGACGGCGACCTCGTCGGCCACTGGCTGATCCGCAAGGAAGCCGCTGGCTGGGTCACCCAAGGTGTCAACAATGCCGCCCTCGACACCGACTTGATGACACAGGGCAATTACGTGGGCGTCATCTTCGGAGTTCTGAAAACTGCCGGCGAAGACGCAACCGGTATCGCCTACGCCCGCCAGCACAACCTGCCCCGCGTAATCGGCAAGTCCTACTAACCCGCGAAGGTGCCTCCAATTGGCCAGCGTCAGCACTGCGCAACACATCGCTACGCGTTCAGCCGCGAAATGAATTTCTAAACAACCGGTTCGGGCAACGCTGACATGCAGTTTCCAGTTGCCCAAGGCAGTCCCCCGCAAGCGTTACTGAACCAGGACTACATACGCAGCTTCGTCCGGGCAGCTTAAGGGCAAAAAGCGGGTCGTCGAAAAGTGCGCCGTGCTCAGGGGTTTGGGTCGACCAAGCCGTTGGCAATTGCAAAACGGGTCAACCCGGCGGAGTCGTGAATATCCAGTTTGGAGATAATGCGGTTACGGTGCGTTTCCGCCGTTTTAACGCTGATCCCTAATTTCTCCGCAATTTGCTTATTGCTATAGCTTTCCGCGACGAGTTGCAGCACCTCCCGCTCGCGGGTTGAAAGATCATCCGGGTGGTTCGCCTGCTCAGGGTGGAGCATCATTTCGCGAAGAATGTCCGACACATGCGGGCTGAAATAGGTTTGGCCTTGCGCCACCGTTTCAATCGCGGTTTCCAGCGTTTGCAGGCTCTCGGATTTCTGGACCAGACCACCGGCACCAAGCTCCAACATCTGCCGCACAAGGATGCGGTTCGGAAAAGCCGAAAACCCGAGCACTCTGACTTCGGGCATTTCTTGGCGAATCTTTTTCATGATGCCGACGCCATTCAAACCGGGCAGCATGATGTCCAAAATAGCCATATCCGGCTTCAGCTTGGCGATAAGCGCATAACCGTCCAAGCCATCACCAGTTTGGCCAACCAGTTCCAGCATGGGGGACGCCTCTACGAGCCTGATAATGAACTCACGCAGGATCACCTGATCCTCAACAACAACGACACGTTTCATTTTGATACAATATACAGAGTAACCTCATTATGATGCAATCAAAGAAGTATTCGGGAGCAGAAAATCCCCCTACAATGAATCCCCTAGGCAAAAAACTACAATAAACCATGTATTCGATAGGCGGGCCATATGTAACTTCTTGTTAAACAGTAGCCTTACACGATTGGATGGCACATAAAAACGCGAATACCTAGCATATTACTCTGGCTGATAAAATCCTTTAATGATTCAAATTGCACTAATTTTAAAGTGCTAAGAGATCAGTAATAGATATTGTATACCTAGGGCGATTTTGATATGAATAATGCATGAAATCCCGTGGGGGACAATGGAGATTCGGACCGGATGATGTCCTGATATTGATTGCATGGTCAGCAATCATCATTCCGTTGTTGGTTTTGTTTGGTTGGATCATTGAGAATCAAGCGATTGTTAGCATATACCCCGGCCTCGCCTCCATGAAGTTTAACACGGCGTTATGCTTTCTACTGGCCGGAATATCCGTCACCCTAATTCGACGTGCAAAACAGGCTGCCAAGGTTAGCCTGGGCGCAAGGATTTGCAGCACACTGGTCCTCTTAATCGGCGCATTGACGATAACCAAGTATGCCAGCGGTTTCCAACTGGGCATTGATCAAGTCATTAACGATCCCTGGACCGCGAAGGGCGACTTTCCTGGCCGGATGTCGGTAGCGACTGCGGTCGGTGCGACGCTCCTTGGCACCACTTTGCTGTTGGTTAACACAAGCACCAGAAAATCACCGGTTTTGTCGCAAATATTGGCGCTCCTTGTGTTCACCGGGGCACTAATCGCGTTTCTGGGCTACGTACTCGACCCCCAATCGCTCTACCAACTGCCCTGGTTTTCATCGGTCGCGCTGCACACCTCAGTGCTGTTTATCGGCTTGAGCCTGTGCGCACTGCTGCTGAGCCGAAACCTTGGCCTGATGCGACCACTCACCTCGAAAATGCTGGGTGGGCGTTTCGCGCGGATCATGCTCCCCACCACAACGCTTTACCCTATCCTTATCGGCATACTATTGGCGAGGGGCGTAGAGAGCAACTTGCTCAATTTCCATATGGCGGTGGTGTTGTTTATTGTAGGTGCCACCATGACCATCAGTTTGATCATCTGGGTCAATGCACGTGAGCAAAACCGGATCCATGCGGACATGCTGGAACAATTAGAACGCGTGCGTCGCTCCGAGCAGGAGAATTCCCGATTAGCCGCCATCATCACCCACTCGAAAGACGGCGTGGTATGCGTGGATGAATTTGACCAAATCAGAGTCTGGAACCTCGGCGCACAGGAGATATTTGGGCACACCGCCGAAGAGGCCCTCGGCAAGCCGCTCAGTGAAGTCATCCCCCACACCGTGTTCAATCAAGGATGGTTGCAAGAGGCTCGGGAGAACAAACATGTGAATGGGAGGGCCATTACTTTAGCCAAGTGCAACGGCCAGCTAATCGATGTCTCCGTAAGCATTTCTCCCGTACGTGATGCCGACGGCGTGCTAACCGCTGTATCCATTATCGCGCGCGACGTGACTGAGATGCGCCTACTCGAACATGAACGCGACATCGCCTTGCGCGATTTGGTCAATTTTAAAGCCGCCCTCGATGAGCACGCCATCGTCGCCATGACCGACGCCCGCGGACGCATCAACTATGTGAACGATAAATTCTGCCATATCTCCGGGTATTCTGCTGAAGAGCTAATCGGCCAGGACCACCGTCTCATCAACTCCGGCTACCACCCCAAAGAATTCTTTCAAGTCCTGTGGAAAACCATCAGCCAAGGCAATATCTGGCGCGGCACGATTTGCAACCGCACCAAACACGGTGAGCTCTACTATGTGGAAACGACGATCGTGCCCTTTCTCGATGAGGATGGCAAACCACAGCAGTTCATCGCCATCCGTACCGACGTCACCTCCATGGAACGCGCCAATGAGGCCCTGGCCGAACAGACTGCGGAACTCCGGCGCTCCAATAACGATCTGGAACAGTTTGCCTACATTGCT
This window harbors:
- a CDS encoding S24/S26 family peptidase, with product MKTPALTLIFAILTIGICSAQARVSGVSMLTNVPMAQAINDAQQAADQNAGWMVMLGDGRSMAPYYGKGSVLLVDKADFSRLKPGMMAVFQDADGDLVGHWLIRKEAAGWVTQGVNNAALDTDLMTQGNYVGVIFGVLKTAGEDATGIAYARQHNLPRVIGKSY
- a CDS encoding response regulator, producing MKRVVVVEDQVILREFIIRLVEASPMLELVGQTGDGLDGYALIAKLKPDMAILDIMLPGLNGVGIMKKIRQEMPEVRVLGFSAFPNRILVRQMLELGAGGLVQKSESLQTLETAIETVAQGQTYFSPHVSDILREMMLHPEQANHPDDLSTREREVLQLVAESYSNKQIAEKLGISVKTAETHRNRIISKLDIHDSAGLTRFAIANGLVDPNP
- a CDS encoding sensor histidine kinase, with protein sequence MKFNTALCFLLAGISVTLIRRAKQAAKVSLGARICSTLVLLIGALTITKYASGFQLGIDQVINDPWTAKGDFPGRMSVATAVGATLLGTTLLLVNTSTRKSPVLSQILALLVFTGALIAFLGYVLDPQSLYQLPWFSSVALHTSVLFIGLSLCALLLSRNLGLMRPLTSKMLGGRFARIMLPTTTLYPILIGILLARGVESNLLNFHMAVVLFIVGATMTISLIIWVNAREQNRIHADMLEQLERVRRSEQENSRLAAIITHSKDGVVCVDEFDQIRVWNLGAQEIFGHTAEEALGKPLSEVIPHTVFNQGWLQEARENKHVNGRAITLAKCNGQLIDVSVSISPVRDADGVLTAVSIIARDVTEMRLLEHERDIALRDLVNFKAALDEHAIVAMTDARGRINYVNDKFCHISGYSAEELIGQDHRLINSGYHPKEFFQVLWKTISQGNIWRGTICNRTKHGELYYVETTIVPFLDEDGKPQQFIAIRTDVTSMERANEALAEQTAELRRSNNDLEQFAYIASHDLQEPLRGIDGCVRLLASRYREQLDDSGREFIDHAVGNVERMQRLIKDLLAYSRVGMRGCNIVALKLQDALDDALMNLNTLIAEQNAVITSDPLPVIYGDRGQITQVLQNLISNALKFSRDTPKIHIGAQGSGDLWEIAISDNGIGIDREYHQKIFVIFQRLHNREAYPGTGIGLALCKRIVEHHGGRIRVMSQEGAGSTFYFSLRPVEGQPRPQGKTVAV